Proteins found in one Anopheles aquasalis chromosome 3, idAnoAquaMG_Q_19, whole genome shotgun sequence genomic segment:
- the LOC126576597 gene encoding LOW QUALITY PROTEIN: hormone receptor 4-like (The sequence of the model RefSeq protein was modified relative to this genomic sequence to represent the inferred CDS: inserted 3 bases in 2 codons; substituted 1 base at 1 genomic stop codon) — protein MIKQQPEQEHEQEQKQQQDQDQDQDQNQEQKQEQQQQQQQQQQQQQQQQQQQPQQQEQEQEQEQEQEQEQEQEQEQEQEQEQEQEQEQEQDQDQDQDQDQDQDQDQDQDQDQDQDQNQNQNQNQNQDQDQDEQEQEQDKDRDHDHDHDHDHDHDHDHDHDHDEGQEQEQEQEQEQDQDQDQDQDQDQDQDQDQDQEQEQDQDQEQEQEQEQEQEQEQEQEQDQDQDQDQGQEKKQEPEHQHQHEREQQQQQQQQQQQQQQQQQQQQQQQQQQQQQQQQQQQQQQQQQQQQQQQQQQQQQQQQQQQQQQQQQQQQQQQQQQQQQQQQQQQQQQQQQQQQQQQQQQQQQQQQQQQQQQQQQQQQQQQQQQQQQQQQQXTATATATATATATATATATATATAXQQQQQQQQQQQQQQQQQQQQQQQQQQQQQQQQQQQQQQQQQQQQQQQQQQQQQQQQQQQQQQQHLVITSSTVISNNRQFNNSIVNPSSAHHQLLVKRDRGNRVYVSQSIVSPRSSTTRQSVSPAAISISSTSPLHLPSAQQQLHRDNHSPSIQAESSSVTMPPHQNQSPYPHIIIKRESGSSKLLYHQQPAIVVPVGVVGVEGYSNASITADAPSLQTSGVIKATTSENTNIRDSSGLLRVKNEANAHQPTTSLAPVQQPQHSQQRMLWPVTASARINGVKPEVIGGPLPPIRNQISSLQQHQLHSAAHQPQHEQEHHQQPQQYHRQLQQQQLKQHSPHQHHSSARPMTSQTPPRNTPTVIMGESCGVRTMVWSYDSSLSIHSSSTISDEIKPGLLSQEPSTFSNGASPQHTLLRSPSFHSQQSQLLKNNGALASSGTTGINTNRNGNTKPSPSNNNEEAAHLLLSLGQSVTPNTTAAVVAAAAAAAAVAGQPQWQATNLNRTVLPLNMERLWAGDYGQFPTGPQQSQQHQLQQRQQQQKALNLSSHHQHHLAWNPGGIAGSKKDLLEDMPPDEDDQPLVCMICEDKATGLHYGIITCEGCKGFFKRTVQNRRVYTCVADGSCEITKAQRNRCQYCRFKKCIEQGMVLQAVREDRMPGGRNSGAVYNLYKVKYKKHKKSNQKINTISKLQGDVGIMMGTGSVTNTSVCSTGSSEAAGPASYDGNGSSVDSLSDNPNSASIYHSLSHHQQQHLGQHHLSSTTSPTLVKTEGTKILSPHLVNGTILKTALTNPSEIVHLRHRLDNAVSSSKDRSISYEQALNMIHTLIDCDAMEDIATLPHFSEFLADKSEIGDKLCNIGDSIVHKLVSWTRKLPFYIDIPVEIHTKLLTDKWHEILVLTTAAYQAMHGKKNISNQSQDIPGLGGGIRLLTPDKSDKEFKEEITCHLHTLQSCLTTLMGHPISIEQLKIDVGQMVEKMTQITIMFRRIKLKMEEYVCLKVYILLNKEVELESIQERYIQVLRSYLQHTVPQNPNRLSDLLAHIPEIQMAASLLLESKMFYVPFVLNSANIRXQIINCEQYYIK, from the exons ATGATAaaacagcaaccggagcaagAACACGAGCaagaacagaagcagcagcaggatcaggatcaggatcaggatcagaatcaggaacaaaaacaagaacaacaacaacaacaacaacaacaacaacaacaacaacaacaacaacaacaacaacaaccacaacaacaagaacaagaacaagaacaagaacaagaacaagaacaagaacaagaacaagaacaagaacaggaacaggaacaggaacaggaacaggaacaggaacaggaacaggatcaggatcaggatcaggatcaggatcaggatcaggatcaggatcaggatcaggatcaggatcaggatcaggatcagaaTCAGAATCAGAATCAGAATCAgaatcaggatcaggatcaggat gaacaggaacaggaacaggataaGGATCgggatcacgatcacgatcacgatcacgatcacgatcacgatcacgatcacgatcacgatcacgatgagggtcaggaacaggaacaggaacaggaacaggaacaggatcaggatcaggatcaggatcaggatcaggatcaggatcaggatcaggatcaggatcaggaacaggaacaggatcaggatcaggaacaggaacaggaacaggaacaggaacaggaacaggaacaggaacaggaacaggatcaggatcaggatcaggatcagggaCAGGAAAAGAAGCAGGAACcggaacaccaacaccagcacgaacgtgaacagcaacagcaacagcaacagcaacagcaacagcaacagcaacagcaacagcaacagcaacagcaacagcaacagcaacagcaacagcaacagcaacagcaacagcaacagcaacagcaacagcaacagcaacagcaacagcaacagcaacagcaacagcaacagcaacagcaacagcaacagcaacagcaacagcaacagcaacagcaacagcaacagcaacagcaacagcaacagcaacagcaacagcaacagcaacagcaacagcaacagcaacagcaacagcaacagcaacagcaacagcaacagcaacagcaacagcaacagcaacagcaacagcaacagcaacagcaacagcaacagcaacagcaacagcaacagcaac caacagcaacagcaacagcaacagcaacagcaacagcaacagcaacagcaacagcaacagcaacagcaacagc acagcaacagcaacagcaacagcaacagcaacagcaacagcaacagcaacagcaacagcaacagcaacagcaacagcaacagcaacagcaacagcaacagcaacagcaacagcaacagcaacagcaacagcaacagcaacagcaacagcaacagcaacagcaacagcaacagcaacagcaacagcaacaacatttagTTATCACTAGTTCAACGGTGATCAGCAATAACAGACAATTTAACAATAGTATTGTTAATCCTAGTTCCGCACACCATCAACTACTTGTTAAACGTGATCGTGGTAATAGAGTATATGTTTCCCAATCAATTGTTTCGCCTAGATCTTCAACCACGCGGCAATCGGTGAGCCCTGCTGCAATTTCTATTAGCAGTACTTCACCACTGCATTTGCCTTCCgctcagcagcaactgcatcGAGATAACCATAGCCCAAGTATTCAGGCAGAATCCTCGAGCGTGACAATGCCACCACATCAAAACCAGTCGCCTTATCCGCATATTATTATAAAACGGGAAAGTGGTTCATCCAAACTACTTTATCATCAGCAGCCGGCTATAGTAGTTCCTGTGGGCGTCGTTGGAGTCGAAGGATATTCTAACGCTAGTATTACGGCTGATGCTCCGTCCTTACAGACCTCGGGAGTAATAAAAGCAACGACATCGGAAAACACTAATATTCGTGATAGCTCGGGTTTGTTGCGGGTTAAAAACGAGGCAAACGCACACCAGCCAACTACATCTTTGGCACCGGTTCAACAACCTCAACATTCACAACAACGTATGTTATGGCCTGTAACAGCATCGGCACGTATCAACGGAGTTAAACCGGAAGTTATTGGAGGTCCATTGCCTCCGATTAGAAACCAAATATCCTCACTTCAACAGCATCAGCTCCATTCTGCGGCACATCAACCCCAGCATGAACAagaacatcatcagcaaccacagcagtaTCATCGtcaactccagcagcaacaactaaaACAGCATTCCccgcatcagcatcactcTAGTGCAAGACCCATGACATCGCAGACTCCTCCTCGGAATACTCCTACAGTGATAATGGGTGAATCGTGTGGAGTGCGTACAATGGTATGGAGCTACGATTCTTCGCTGAGCATACATAGCTCATCTACTATTTCTGATGAAATAAAGCCCGGTTTATTAAGCCAGGAGCCTAGCACTTTTAGTAATGGTGCTTCTCCACAACACACGCTACTTCGTTCACCATCCTTCCATTCACAGCAGAGCCAGCTTCTAAAAAATAATGGAGCTCTAGCAAGTAGTGGAACCACTGGAATTAATACTAACAGGAATGGCAATACCAAACCTTCGCCGAGTAACAATAACGAAGAGGCTGCGCATTTGCTATTAAGTCTTGGCCAATCCGTAACTCCGAATACGACAGCTGCTGTGgtggcagcggctgctgcagctgctgctgttgctggtcaaCCACAATGGCAAGCAACCAATCTTAATCGAACGGTTCTTCCTCTTAATATGGAGCGTCTATGGGCTGGTGATTATGGACAGTTTCCGACAGGACCGCAACAgtcacagcagcaccaactacagcaaaggcaacagcaacaaaaagcacTGAATCTTTCCtcccatcaccaacatcacctTGCTTGGAACCCGGGTGGAATTGCAGGATCGAAAAAG GACTTACTAGAAGATATGCCTCCGGATGAAGACGATCAGCCGTTGGTGTGCATGATATGCGAAGACAAAGCCACAGGTTTGCATTATGGTATCATCACGTGTGAGGGCTGTAAAGGATTTTTCAAGAGGACTGTACAAAACAGACGCGTGTACACATGTGTGGCAGATGGATCATGCGAAATTACGAAAGCCCAGCGCAATCGCTGTCAGTATTGTAGGTTTAAAAAATGTATAGAACAAGGCATGGTACTGCAGG CGGTTCGAGAAGATCGCATGCCGGGTGGCCGAAATAGTGGTGCCGTTTACAATTTGTACAAAGTTAAGtataaaaaacacaaaaagagcaATCAAAAGATAAATACTATCTCCAAGCTGCAAGGTGATGTTGGTATCATGATGGGAACAGGGTCAGTCACTAATACCAGTGTCTGCAGTACCGGTTCCTCCGAAGCAGCAGGACCTGCTTCTTATGATGGAAATGGCTCTAGTGTTGATAGTTTGAGCGATAATCCCAATTCGGCTAGTATATaccactctctctcgcatcaccagcagcagcatttagGACAACACCATCTTTCTTCTACTACGTCGCCAACGTTGGTAAAGACAGAAGGGACTAAAATTTTGTCACCACATCTCGTAAATGGAACCATTCTCAAAACAGCACTTACGAACCCAAGCGAAATAGTTCATTTACGGCATCGGTTGGATAATGCCGTCAGTTCATCCAAAGATCGTTCGATATCCTATGAACAAGCCTTGAATATGATACATACCCTTATAGACTGTGATGCTATGGAGGATATAGCTACTCTACCGCATTTTAGCGAATTTTTAGCTGACAAATCCGAAATTGGTGACAAGCTGTGTAACATTGGAGACTCGATCGTGCATAAGCTGGTGTCGTGGACGCGAAAGTTACCTTTCTATATCGACATACCCGTTGAAATACATACCAAATTGCTTACGGACAAATGGCACGAGATATTGGTTTTAACCACCGCGGCCTATCAGGCAATGCACGGCAAGAAAAATATTTCCAACCAATCACAAGATATTCCGGGACTTGGAGGAGGAATCCGGCTGTTAACTCCAGATAAAAGTGACAAGGAATTTAAGGAAGAA ATAACGTGCCATTTGCACACTTTACAATCCTGCCTTACAACTCTTATGGGTCATCCAATCTCGATTGAGCAACTAAAAATTGACGTAGGTCAAATGGTAGAAAAAATGACTCAAATCACCATCATGTTCCGCCGAATAAAGCTCAAAATGGAAGAGTATGTCTGCTTGAAGGTTTACATACTGTTAAATAAAG AAGTCGAGCTGGAAAGTATCCAGGAAAGATATATTCAGGTACTTAGAAGCTATCTACAACATACTGTTCCACAGAATCCAAACCGATTGAGCGATCTTCTGGCTCATATTCCTGAG ATTCAAATGGCGGCCAGCTTGCTTCTGGAGAGCAAAATGTTCTACGTTCCCTTTGTTTTGAACTCGGCAAACATTAGGTAGCAGATAATTAATTGTG
- the LOC126576596 gene encoding uncharacterized protein LOC126576596 produces the protein MTLSRGPYSELDKMSLFQDLKLKRRKIDSRCSSDGESIADTSTSSPDLLQSLSPKMCDPQHQQTVASHGLVQDIATIAETAENCLPPKTQSICEQIFHRELFDVDYSDPVNVKGLDQAKPACADKQASIKPYRT, from the exons ATGACTCTGAGCCGTGGTCCTTACAGCGAGCTCGATAAGATGAGCCTTTTTCAAGATCTGAAACtaaagcgaagaaaaatcgACTCACGATGTAGCAGTGACGGTGAATCAATTGCTGATACGAGCACATCGTCGCCGGATCTTTTGCAGTCACTATCACCGAAAATGTGTGATCCACAGCATCAACAAACGGTAGCATCGCACGGCCTTGTCCAGGATATTGCTACTATAGCAGAGACAGCAGAAAATTGTTtaccaccaaaaacacagTCTATATGCGAACAAATCTTTCATCGTGAATTGTTCGATGTCGATTACTCAGATCCTGTGAATGTAAAAGGACTAGATCAAGCTAAACCTGCATGCGCCGAT AAACAGGCTTCCATCAAGCCATACCGAACGTAA